Genomic segment of Aliarcobacter trophiarum LMG 25534:
TAGATACCTTTTGGTTTTTCCATATTCATTCCACTTTGTTCAAATGGATGAATAAACATAGAATCTATTTTAATATTTGAATCTTTCTTATCTTCTATATTATCGCTTGATGGAAGAAGAGTTAGAAAATGTGCATTTCCATATAAAATAGTAAGTAACAAAGTTGAAATAATTTTTTTCATAAAATTCCTTTTTTATCTTGTTGAATTATAATTATCTTTAGTTTATGTAAAATAAAATTTACTTTTTCTTAATTATTTTTGGAACAAATTACTCAAATTCTAAACTCATAAGATACATCTCTTCACCATCTATTACTTTTAAATTTACACTTTGGCATTTTGGGCATGAAAACTCATGTTTTTCTAAAATAGATCTACTATTACAATCATTGCATAAGATCTCAATTTTCTGAATATTTATTATAAATTTAGAATCATGGCAAATAGTTTGCTCTTTAAATGTATCAAAGGCGGTTTGAAGTAAATCAGGTTCTACCCCACTTAAAACTCCAATTTTCACAACTACTTTTGTAACTCTTTTTGCATTATTTTGTCGTGCATATTCTTCACAACTTTCCAGTAGAGATTGAACTATACTATATTCATGCATAATAGTTTCCTTTTAATATTAAGTTTTCTTTTTTAGTACAGAAATAAATTCTGTTAAAAAGAAGCAAAAACTCTAAAGAGTGCAACTTATTGCACTTAATTCATCAACAAATTCTAGGAAGAAGCTCTCCACAAGGCATATCCAAAAACCTTTTTGTACCAAATGAGCTATTTAAAACCACTTTTTGTGGATATTGTTGTGTAACTTTTCCTATAATTGAAGCATTTTTTGCATTTTCAAATCTTTGTAAAATCTCTAAAGTTCTATTTGCATCCTCTTTTGCTATAGCCAATACAAATGTTCCTTCATTTGCCAAAGAAGTTGCTTCAAAACCTAACATTTCACAAACTCCCTTTACCTCATCACTAACTGGAATACTTCTCTCATCTATTTCTATACAGACATTTGACTGTTTTACCCACTCATTCAAAACTGCACTTAAACCGCCTCTTGTAGCATCTCTAAGAGCTGTTATTTTAATCTTTTCATCAATCAAAGCCTTTACCAAAGGAAATAAAGAGGAGCAATCACTTTTTAAATTTGAACTTAACTCTATTCCCTCTCTTGAGATATAAATAGTTGCTCCATGTGCTCCGATATCTCTACTTACTAAAATTAAATCATTTGTTGAGATATTATTTGAGCTAATTCCACTATATAAAACCTCTCCTATACCTGAAGTATTTATAAAAAGTTTATCAACAGAACCTTTTGGAACAACTTTTGTATCACCACTTACTATTATTGCATCATTTTTTGCCAACTCTTCTTTCATAGAATTTACTATACTTTGTAATTGAGAAACTTCAAACCCTTCTTCTATAATAAAACTACAAGTAAGATATTTTGGCTTTGCCCCCATCATCGCTAAATCATTGCAAGTTCCACAAATTGCTAATTTTCCAATATCTGCTCCAGCAAAAAAAAGAGGGCTAACTGTAAAACTATCTGTACTTAGAGCAAGTTTTCCACCTTCTATAACTGCAGCATCTTCATTTCTCTCTAAAATCTCATTTTTAAAAGCATTATAAAATACCTCTTTTATTAGTTCATTATTCTCTTGTCCACCATTCCCATGTGCTAAAGTAACTGTTTTCATATATATCCTATTTAAGTAAATTCCCATATTTATAGTAAGCACTACAAGCACCTTCACTACTTACCATACAAGAACCAATTGGATTTGTAGGAGTGCAAACTGTTCCAAAAAGCTTACAATCAAGAGGTTTTGCAACTCCACTTAAAATATCAGGACATCTACAAGCTTTATTCTCTTTTGCTCTATTCTTTGGAAGAATTTCATCATACACTAGTTTTGCATTATATTTTTTATACTCTTCTCTTAACTCATATCCACTTTCAAGAATAGTTCCAACACCTCTAAACTCAAAAGAGGTTTTAATTAAATATTTATCTACAAGCTCTTGAGCTTTTATATTTCCTTCAAAGCTAACTACTCTTTTATACTCAACTTCCAACTCTACTCTATTTTGTACAAATTGACAAACCAACATGTAAATTGACTCTATAACATCAACAGGCTCAAAACCACTTACAACAACTGGTTTATTATATCTTAAAGGGAACTCTTCATAGATTTTACTTCCACTAATCACACTAACATGAGCTGGTCCTAAAAAAGCATCTATTTTATTATCTTTTTTATCCACTAAAGCTCTCATAACTTCGGGAACTGTAATATGATTTATATGGAAAAGAATATTTTTTATATCATTTTTTATAACCTGTTCAAGTAAAGCACAAGTCATAGGAGTTGTTGTTTCAAATCCTATTGCAAAAAAGACTACTTTTTTATCTTTGTTTTCAGTAGCAATCTTTAGACAATCCATAGGAGAATAAACAAATCTTACATCAGCACCTTTTGCTCTTGCATCTTGCAAACTTCCACGGCTTCCAGGTACTTTTATCATATCTCCTAAAGTTACAAGTATCACATCTTTTTGTAAACTCAACTCATAAGCACTATCAACTCTCTCTTTTGGCATTACACAAACAGGACATCCAGGTCCATGAACAAAATTGATTTTTTTATTTAAGATTTGAGGAAGTCCATATTTCATAATAGTATGAGTATGCCCACCACAAACCTCCATAATATTTATAGTTTTATCATAATTTTCAAGCTCTATATCTATTAGTTTTTTGTAGGCTTTTATTGTTTTTGGATCTCTAAAACCATCATATAAATCTTTTAGTTGTAACTTTTTAACCATTTAAGGCCTCTTGCTTCTCTTTCTCTTCTAGTTTTTCTATAATTTCTTGGTAAACTTTCAAAGACTCTAGAGCATCTACTTCATCTATTTTATTCATGGCAAAACCAATATGAATTAAAACATAATCACCTACTTTTACCTCTTGGTCTATTAAATCTAAACAAGCTGTTCTTTCAACTCCCATGGTATCAACTACACAACTATTTGTATCTTTATCTATGCTTTTTATTTTTGATGGTATTGATAAACACATAATTTTCTCCTAAAAATATCCCATCTTTCAGGGACTAAATTCATATCTAACTACTTAAAAAATTACTAAAGAGGCAAACTCTAA
This window contains:
- the hypA gene encoding hydrogenase/urease nickel incorporation protein HypA, whose translation is MHEYSIVQSLLESCEEYARQNNAKRVTKVVVKIGVLSGVEPDLLQTAFDTFKEQTICHDSKFIINIQKIEILCNDCNSRSILEKHEFSCPKCQSVNLKVIDGEEMYLMSLEFE
- the hypE gene encoding hydrogenase expression/formation protein HypE, encoding MKTVTLAHGNGGQENNELIKEVFYNAFKNEILERNEDAAVIEGGKLALSTDSFTVSPLFFAGADIGKLAICGTCNDLAMMGAKPKYLTCSFIIEEGFEVSQLQSIVNSMKEELAKNDAIIVSGDTKVVPKGSVDKLFINTSGIGEVLYSGISSNNISTNDLILVSRDIGAHGATIYISREGIELSSNLKSDCSSLFPLVKALIDEKIKITALRDATRGGLSAVLNEWVKQSNVCIEIDERSIPVSDEVKGVCEMLGFEATSLANEGTFVLAIAKEDANRTLEILQRFENAKNASIIGKVTQQYPQKVVLNSSFGTKRFLDMPCGELLPRIC
- the hypD gene encoding hydrogenase formation protein HypD; translated protein: MVKKLQLKDLYDGFRDPKTIKAYKKLIDIELENYDKTINIMEVCGGHTHTIMKYGLPQILNKKINFVHGPGCPVCVMPKERVDSAYELSLQKDVILVTLGDMIKVPGSRGSLQDARAKGADVRFVYSPMDCLKIATENKDKKVVFFAIGFETTTPMTCALLEQVIKNDIKNILFHINHITVPEVMRALVDKKDNKIDAFLGPAHVSVISGSKIYEEFPLRYNKPVVVSGFEPVDVIESIYMLVCQFVQNRVELEVEYKRVVSFEGNIKAQELVDKYLIKTSFEFRGVGTILESGYELREEYKKYNAKLVYDEILPKNRAKENKACRCPDILSGVAKPLDCKLFGTVCTPTNPIGSCMVSSEGACSAYYKYGNLLK
- a CDS encoding HypC/HybG/HupF family hydrogenase formation chaperone produces the protein MCLSIPSKIKSIDKDTNSCVVDTMGVERTACLDLIDQEVKVGDYVLIHIGFAMNKIDEVDALESLKVYQEIIEKLEEKEKQEALNG